One genomic window of Kiritimatiellia bacterium includes the following:
- a CDS encoding SPFH domain-containing protein produces the protein MKRLLLTAAAGAIALAVLWAMWMWFFCRFYVGPDEMAILTAKVGEPLRPGQLLAEPGQKGIQAAPLGEGRHFRNPILFDWEIVPVIFIPPGKVGILTAKFGEELPDGVFLADEGQKGIRRGVLGPGKYRLNPYGYSVDIIDAVSIPIGYAGVVTSLSGNQPPEGAFAGPGEKGVRSDILQPGLYYINPKELKVDVLEIGINQVSLLGKIGGAVITKAPLATQNQAVEMLSQRALLDQAEKRREYLARERGAAAVQLMPSEMEFATSDSPLPSARPGRPLPAAPGPSGEAMLSLNQFVEFPSRDGFEISLDMTVEFELLPEHIAWIYRTYGDLPAVVDKIIMPQILSVSRLKGSAYRAKDFIVGEGREKFQNELTEALREALDDKRIVIHNALIRHVNVPEEILSPIKQSSIAIEQDLTNKEKQNTARKQAELNTELQMIEQRREQVAQETEKLRAEIRADQERQVAQIQAETLKKVAEIEKATAEVRAERTRLLGEAAARVVELVEGERARGLTLRTRAFGDPQAYSLWEFARALNPSVRINVLHTGPGTLWTDLPRAGFGELEGALQLKETK, from the coding sequence ATGAAACGGCTTCTCCTTACGGCCGCCGCCGGCGCCATTGCGCTCGCGGTGCTCTGGGCGATGTGGATGTGGTTCTTCTGCCGGTTTTATGTGGGGCCGGATGAGATGGCGATCCTTACCGCAAAAGTCGGCGAACCGCTGCGGCCGGGACAGCTTCTGGCCGAGCCGGGCCAGAAGGGCATTCAGGCCGCTCCGCTCGGCGAAGGACGCCACTTCCGCAATCCCATCCTCTTCGACTGGGAAATCGTACCTGTTATTTTCATCCCGCCTGGCAAGGTCGGTATTCTCACTGCAAAATTTGGCGAAGAGCTGCCGGACGGTGTTTTTCTGGCGGATGAAGGGCAGAAGGGTATCCGACGCGGCGTGCTTGGCCCCGGCAAGTATCGCCTCAATCCGTACGGCTATTCGGTCGATATCATCGACGCGGTCAGCATCCCCATTGGCTATGCGGGGGTCGTCACCAGCCTCTCCGGCAACCAGCCGCCAGAGGGGGCATTCGCCGGGCCCGGCGAAAAAGGCGTGCGGAGCGACATCCTCCAGCCGGGGCTTTACTACATCAATCCCAAGGAATTGAAGGTCGACGTCCTCGAAATCGGCATCAACCAGGTCTCGCTGCTCGGGAAGATAGGCGGCGCTGTCATCACCAAGGCGCCACTTGCCACCCAAAACCAAGCAGTGGAGATGCTCAGCCAGCGCGCACTGCTCGACCAGGCGGAGAAACGCCGGGAATACCTGGCGCGCGAACGTGGCGCGGCGGCGGTGCAACTGATGCCCTCAGAAATGGAATTCGCCACCTCCGACAGCCCGCTGCCGAGCGCTCGGCCTGGACGGCCTCTTCCGGCGGCGCCCGGACCGTCCGGTGAAGCGATGCTCAGCTTGAACCAGTTCGTCGAATTCCCCTCGCGCGACGGCTTCGAAATCAGCCTCGACATGACCGTCGAATTCGAATTGCTGCCCGAACATATCGCGTGGATTTATCGGACGTATGGCGACCTGCCCGCGGTCGTGGACAAAATCATTATGCCCCAGATCCTTTCCGTCTCCCGCCTGAAAGGCTCGGCCTATCGCGCGAAGGATTTCATCGTCGGGGAAGGGCGTGAGAAATTCCAAAACGAATTGACCGAAGCCCTCCGCGAGGCGCTCGATGACAAGCGGATCGTGATCCACAACGCGCTGATCCGCCACGTCAATGTGCCGGAGGAAATCCTCTCCCCCATCAAGCAGTCCAGCATCGCGATCGAACAGGACCTGACGAACAAGGAAAAGCAAAACACCGCCCGAAAACAGGCGGAATTGAATACCGAATTGCAGATGATCGAACAGCGCCGCGAGCAGGTCGCCCAGGAGACCGAAAAGCTGCGCGCGGAGATTCGCGCCGACCAGGAACGGCAGGTCGCCCAGATCCAGGCCGAAACGCTCAAAAAGGTCGCCGAGATCGAGAAGGCAACCGCTGAGGTCCGCGCGGAAAGGACGCGTCTGCTCGGCGAGGCCGCAGCCAGAGTCGTGGAACTGGTGGAGGGCGAGCGCGCCCGGGGGCTAACCCTCCGCACGCGCGCCTTTGGCGATCCCCAAGCCTATTCGCTCTGGGAATTTGCTCGCGCGCTCAATCCATCGGTTCGGATTAACGTCTTGCACACGGGCCCCGGCACGCTGTGGACCGACCTGCCCCGAGCCGGTTTCGGCGAACTCGAGGGGGCTCTGCAGTTGAAGGAAACGAAATGA
- a CDS encoding SPFH domain-containing protein translates to MRSNPFSNHGAPRVPRALPPAARGATAGIFLVLAVALSFVFIWYFCRIEPGPDQIAVLIRKTGADLPPDQILALQPGQKGIQLEVLPEGRYFKNPYTWGWRFHEVTDIPAGKLGVMTRLYGSNLPPGEIIAREGTKGILAEVLRPGKYRINPYAFHVELFDATTIRPGHVGVVTSLIGEDILSHDIPAEERNGFLVPQGRKGVVREVLDPGTYYLNPYIVNVVEVNLQSQRFEMSGDDAITFLTLDGFMVHVEGTIEFSIDRASAALLTHRIGDMDDVLQKIILPRARGFSRIEGSKQPAINFIVGETRQQFQDNLEAHLRDKCAPWGVSIKSVLIRNIRPPDQIAGVIREREVAVQNARMFEQQIEQAKSKAELVRQEMLAIQNKEKVQQETVRIRAVIRAQQDQAVAVSAAERELDVARLERDAAKFQAEAQIARAMAERDVIRLDNEAQAAVITNQIAAFGDGLTFARYTLYQKIAPQIGFVLTSDRDGGLGELFRALAPPTKGGER, encoded by the coding sequence ATGCGGAGTAACCCTTTCTCAAATCATGGCGCCCCAAGAGTTCCCCGCGCGTTGCCGCCCGCCGCGCGGGGCGCGACCGCGGGGATTTTCCTCGTACTCGCGGTCGCGCTCTCCTTTGTGTTCATCTGGTATTTCTGCCGAATCGAGCCCGGTCCGGACCAAATCGCCGTCCTGATCCGTAAAACGGGCGCCGATCTGCCGCCGGACCAGATCCTCGCGCTGCAACCCGGGCAAAAGGGCATCCAGCTCGAGGTCTTGCCCGAGGGCCGCTATTTCAAAAATCCCTACACATGGGGCTGGCGGTTCCACGAAGTGACGGACATCCCCGCCGGAAAACTCGGCGTGATGACTCGGCTGTATGGATCCAACCTGCCGCCGGGTGAAATCATCGCGCGCGAGGGAACCAAAGGGATTCTCGCGGAGGTGCTCCGGCCCGGCAAATACCGAATCAATCCGTATGCCTTCCACGTGGAATTATTCGATGCGACGACGATCCGCCCGGGTCATGTCGGCGTTGTAACCTCGCTGATCGGGGAAGACATCCTGTCCCATGATATCCCGGCCGAGGAGCGAAATGGCTTCCTCGTTCCTCAGGGCCGTAAGGGCGTGGTCCGGGAGGTCCTCGACCCCGGCACCTATTATCTCAACCCCTACATCGTCAACGTCGTCGAGGTCAACCTGCAAAGCCAGCGCTTTGAAATGAGCGGAGACGATGCGATCACCTTTCTCACCCTCGACGGCTTTATGGTCCACGTCGAGGGCACGATCGAGTTCAGCATCGACCGCGCCAGCGCAGCCCTGCTGACCCACCGGATCGGTGATATGGATGATGTGCTTCAGAAAATCATCCTTCCCCGCGCCCGCGGGTTCAGCCGGATCGAAGGCAGCAAACAACCCGCGATCAATTTTATCGTTGGGGAAACCCGACAGCAGTTCCAGGACAACCTCGAGGCGCATCTTCGGGACAAATGCGCCCCGTGGGGCGTTTCGATCAAGTCCGTCCTGATCCGCAACATCCGGCCGCCCGACCAGATTGCCGGCGTGATCCGCGAACGGGAGGTGGCCGTTCAAAACGCGCGGATGTTTGAGCAACAGATTGAACAAGCCAAATCCAAGGCGGAACTGGTCCGTCAGGAAATGTTGGCTATCCAGAACAAAGAGAAGGTGCAGCAGGAAACCGTTCGTATTCGTGCCGTGATCCGCGCGCAACAGGACCAGGCCGTTGCCGTGTCGGCGGCAGAGCGCGAACTCGACGTCGCGCGCCTTGAGCGCGACGCGGCGAAATTCCAGGCGGAGGCACAGATTGCCCGGGCCATGGCCGAGCGGGATGTAATCCGGCTCGACAATGAGGCCCAGGCTGCCGTCATCACCAACCAGATCGCGGCGTTTGGCGACGGCCTGACATTCGCCCGATATACGCTCTATCAGAAAATCGCCCCGCAGATCGGTTTCGTGCTGACCAGCGATCGCGACGGCGGCCTCGGCGAGCTGTTCCGCGCCCTGGCACCTCCGACGAAAGGAGGCGAGCGATGA
- a CDS encoding glycoside hydrolase family 13 protein: MIRSKFGPPDWARDAIWYQIFPERFRNGSARNDPRPEDFLDEPIDGWRVTPWGMDWYALDRWERPFGDFWRTVFWRRYGGDLIGIREKLGYLQDLGINAIYLNPIFMAPSLHKYDASCLHHVDPSFGPDRAGDLKKLARARETEDPASWIWTEADLYFLEFLADAHSKGIRVILDGVFNHCGRRFFAFQDVLRFGRHSKYADWFRITKWNADGTFEYQGWFGHKMLPEFARTPQNLVPPVRKYIFEITSRWMDPNGDGDPSDGIDGWRLDVAFCVPLGFWRDWRKHVKRINPEAYLTAEIVGRADDYLRGDTFDAVMNYMWLFPTINFFAPHAKEFPASTLRKRLNALRRAYPRAALPVLQNLLDSHDVGRAASMLENLRERIENFGEYFEFSRAKNRPAFVTTRPGPDAWQALRQALLFQICFEGAPMLYYGTEVGMWGANDPCDRQPMFWDDIEYEDERHTPQGLSDPARRQVDQELLAFVRRAIGLRRQHAALRRGDFHWVRTANEWVAAFERRGMGERIRAYFNTSDAPASVPLARGWNDLWNGGSLARNPKVPARGWLLAIRGA, translated from the coding sequence ATGATTCGATCCAAATTCGGCCCGCCGGATTGGGCGCGCGATGCCATTTGGTATCAGATTTTTCCCGAGCGGTTCCGAAATGGATCCGCGCGGAATGATCCTCGGCCCGAGGATTTTTTGGACGAACCGATCGACGGCTGGCGCGTGACCCCCTGGGGGATGGACTGGTACGCGCTCGACCGCTGGGAGCGGCCTTTCGGCGACTTTTGGAGAACCGTCTTCTGGCGGCGGTACGGCGGCGACCTGATCGGAATCCGCGAGAAACTTGGATACCTGCAGGACCTCGGGATCAACGCGATCTATCTAAATCCGATTTTCATGGCGCCGTCGCTGCACAAATATGACGCCTCTTGCTTGCATCATGTCGATCCCTCGTTTGGCCCCGATCGTGCGGGGGATCTCAAGAAACTGGCGCGCGCTCGGGAAACAGAAGATCCGGCTTCGTGGATCTGGACGGAGGCCGACTTATATTTTCTCGAATTTCTAGCGGATGCGCACTCGAAGGGAATTCGGGTGATCCTCGATGGCGTCTTCAACCATTGCGGCCGTCGTTTCTTTGCTTTTCAGGATGTCCTCAGGTTCGGCCGGCACTCGAAGTACGCGGACTGGTTCAGGATCACGAAATGGAACGCCGACGGCACATTCGAATACCAAGGCTGGTTCGGCCACAAGATGTTGCCCGAATTCGCCCGAACCCCGCAGAACCTTGTGCCGCCGGTGCGCAAATACATATTCGAAATCACCTCCCGCTGGATGGACCCTAATGGGGACGGGGACCCATCTGATGGCATCGATGGATGGCGCTTGGATGTCGCATTTTGCGTGCCGCTCGGATTTTGGCGCGACTGGCGCAAACATGTGAAGCGCATCAATCCCGAAGCGTATTTGACCGCCGAAATCGTTGGACGAGCGGATGATTATCTTCGCGGCGACACGTTTGACGCGGTGATGAATTACATGTGGCTGTTTCCAACGATCAATTTTTTCGCACCGCATGCAAAGGAATTCCCAGCCTCTACATTGCGCAAGCGTCTGAATGCGCTGCGCCGCGCCTATCCGCGCGCCGCGCTGCCCGTCCTACAGAATCTGCTGGACTCCCATGACGTCGGACGCGCGGCGTCGATGTTAGAAAATCTGAGGGAGCGCATCGAAAATTTTGGGGAATACTTCGAGTTTTCACGCGCCAAAAACCGGCCCGCGTTTGTCACAACTCGGCCTGGGCCGGACGCGTGGCAGGCCCTCCGGCAGGCACTGCTGTTCCAAATTTGCTTCGAGGGAGCGCCCATGCTGTATTACGGCACAGAGGTCGGCATGTGGGGCGCAAATGACCCGTGCGACCGCCAGCCCATGTTCTGGGACGACATAGAATACGAAGACGAGCGACACACGCCCCAAGGGCTTTCGGATCCTGCACGCCGACAGGTGGACCAGGAATTACTCGCATTTGTCCGCCGTGCGATCGGCCTCCGGCGCCAGCACGCCGCCCTTCGGCGGGGCGACTTCCACTGGGTGAGGACCGCTAATGAATGGGTTGCCGCATTTGAACGCCGAGGAATGGGAGAGCGAATCCGCGCATACTTTAATACCTCGGATGCGCCTGCTTCCGTGCCACTCGCTCGCGGCTGGAATGATCTCTGGAATGGAGGGTCTCTCGCGCGCAATCCAAAGGTGCCTGCGAGAGGATGGCTCCTAGCTATCCGAGGCGCTTAA
- a CDS encoding tetratricopeptide repeat protein — MRRAGLLQLGVVMCLAAAAAGCATPRAPSQRPEPDEPVLAPDKSLPPERAAFADALAHYAVGISAEWGDGSAISNFLRAAELDPENEELQFRVALMLVRDQRGEEACEIVKRLADRRSASARAQVFAAVIHRITGRQDEALRYYRRAIRVDPGDPVPYLEIAAMLARAGRFQDALDLLQSGLERAREKQDLVRMTGQILVRRASALQDPQAAARSAREGLSIFEPLVSRGPRDEATLLHLAMLYNISGQLGKALETIEQVERLKSPDAQWRLSLLTAMVRQIEAPAAVLAMARLADEQPTNVFRQIMLGHLHEMATDPTAAEAAYRRALELEPGDVTAILRLSLLLLSQQRNQDAQTLLEDAIRRRPENNRLIEMLAYTRLGQNQLEEALSLFEQLRDRFREGEQSPLVPYFNVTHALVALHAGRIDLAVRLIDDELKNNSDFLELITRAIMRETDPKRRQTGLDALRQLAEVEPDNPYVFLYQGLLAGHMKRYEEAAAAFERAESLARESDLADDILTASFYFWYGAARERLGQIDEAAALFKKCIEMAPTPERLQDYNAWVDALNYLAYMWAERGLNLDEALRLVNRALEISPDNAAYIDTRGWIYFMQGRYEEAREEIERAISLMPDDPTLTDHLGDIYEKLGILEEAVDWWTKSFRLDPENEKVAEKLRRNGVNVDAIRAELEAARSREQPSESPPAIPPVLPVLQGDDEEPTGETE, encoded by the coding sequence ATGCGCCGGGCCGGATTACTACAGCTCGGGGTGGTGATGTGTCTCGCCGCGGCTGCGGCCGGTTGCGCGACGCCGCGGGCTCCATCGCAGCGCCCCGAACCCGACGAACCGGTCCTCGCGCCGGATAAATCCCTGCCGCCCGAGCGGGCAGCTTTTGCCGACGCCCTCGCGCATTATGCTGTCGGCATCAGCGCTGAATGGGGTGACGGCAGCGCCATTTCGAATTTTTTGCGGGCGGCCGAGCTGGACCCGGAGAACGAAGAACTTCAGTTCCGCGTCGCGCTGATGCTCGTGCGGGATCAGCGCGGCGAGGAGGCGTGCGAGATTGTAAAACGCCTCGCTGACCGGCGGTCCGCATCGGCCCGGGCGCAAGTCTTTGCGGCAGTCATCCATCGCATTACCGGGCGGCAGGACGAGGCACTCCGCTATTACCGGCGGGCGATTCGAGTCGACCCTGGGGATCCGGTGCCCTACCTGGAGATCGCGGCGATGCTCGCGCGGGCGGGCCGATTCCAGGACGCCCTCGACCTGCTCCAGAGCGGCTTGGAGCGAGCGCGGGAAAAGCAGGATCTCGTGCGGATGACCGGCCAAATCCTTGTTCGCCGCGCCAGCGCGCTCCAGGATCCGCAGGCCGCGGCCCGGTCGGCCCGGGAGGGGCTCAGCATCTTCGAGCCGCTCGTCTCTCGCGGACCTCGCGATGAAGCGACCCTGCTCCACCTGGCCATGCTGTACAACATCAGCGGCCAGCTCGGAAAGGCATTGGAAACCATCGAGCAGGTGGAGCGGCTCAAGTCCCCCGACGCTCAATGGCGCTTGAGCCTGCTGACCGCGATGGTGCGCCAGATTGAGGCGCCGGCCGCCGTGCTCGCCATGGCCAGACTCGCCGACGAGCAGCCGACTAATGTTTTTCGGCAAATCATGCTCGGCCATCTCCATGAAATGGCGACCGATCCCACCGCAGCCGAGGCGGCCTACCGGCGCGCGCTGGAGCTAGAGCCCGGCGATGTAACTGCTATCCTTCGGCTGTCGCTTCTGCTGCTAAGCCAGCAGCGAAACCAGGACGCGCAAACCCTACTGGAGGACGCAATCCGTAGGCGCCCGGAGAACAACCGTCTCATCGAGATGCTCGCCTACACACGGCTCGGGCAGAACCAGCTCGAAGAGGCGCTTTCCCTCTTTGAACAGCTTCGCGATCGGTTTCGAGAGGGCGAGCAGTCCCCACTCGTGCCCTACTTCAATGTGACACACGCCCTCGTGGCGCTGCACGCCGGGCGAATCGATCTTGCCGTCCGTTTGATCGACGACGAACTCAAGAACAATAGCGATTTTCTAGAGTTGATCACCCGCGCAATTATGCGGGAGACCGATCCGAAGCGCAGGCAGACGGGTCTCGACGCGCTCCGCCAGCTCGCCGAGGTCGAGCCCGACAATCCTTATGTTTTTCTTTACCAGGGCCTGCTGGCCGGCCACATGAAGCGCTACGAGGAGGCCGCAGCCGCTTTTGAACGGGCCGAGTCCCTCGCGCGCGAAAGCGATCTCGCCGATGACATCCTCACGGCGTCCTTTTATTTCTGGTACGGCGCCGCTCGAGAGCGGCTAGGGCAAATTGACGAAGCCGCCGCACTGTTCAAAAAATGCATCGAGATGGCCCCCACGCCCGAGCGGCTCCAGGATTACAATGCGTGGGTCGATGCCCTGAATTATCTCGCCTACATGTGGGCCGAACGCGGCCTCAACTTGGATGAGGCGCTCCGTCTGGTCAACCGAGCGCTCGAAATCTCGCCCGATAACGCTGCATACATCGATACGCGTGGATGGATTTATTTCATGCAAGGCCGTTATGAGGAGGCGCGGGAGGAAATCGAGCGCGCGATTTCGCTAATGCCGGATGACCCCACACTGACCGACCACTTGGGGGACATTTACGAAAAACTGGGCATCCTCGAAGAGGCCGTCGACTGGTGGACAAAATCTTTCCGACTGGATCCGGAGAACGAAAAAGTCGCTGAAAAACTGCGGCGGAACGGCGTAAACGTCGACGCCATCCGGGCCGAGCTCGAGGCCGCTCGGTCGCGTGAACAACCGTCCGAATCGCCTCCGGCCATTCCGCCGGTGCTGCCTGTTCTTCAGGGGGACGACGAGGAGCCGACCGGCGAGACGGAGTAG
- a CDS encoding AURKAIP1/COX24 domain-containing protein → MGSVKKKRRAKMAKHKRRKRLRMLRHKKRTWGS, encoded by the coding sequence ATGGGTTCCGTCAAGAAAAAGAGACGCGCGAAGATGGCCAAGCACAAGCGCCGGAAACGCTTGCGCATGCTGCGCCACAAGAAGCGCACGTGGGGCTCCTAA
- the hisG gene encoding ATP phosphoribosyltransferase has protein sequence MTIPRKIVLGLPKGSLQESTFAMMKKAGFTITAGSRSYVPNVDDPEIDARLIRAQEISRYVEQGLLDAGLTGYDWIVENQSDVHEVANLVYAKQGLRPVRWVLAVPNDSPIQSVKDLQGKRIATEAVGLARQYLARHGVEAHVEFSWGATEVKAPDLVDAIIEITETGSSLRANNLRIVDTVLESTTRFIANKTAWQDPWKRAKIENIALLLRGALAAETKVLLKMNVSAAQLDPVVRLLPALHAPTVMPLSGTGWYAVESVVDEPVVRDLIPKLKAAGAEGIIELSLNKVIP, from the coding sequence ATGACGATACCCCGAAAAATCGTGCTGGGCCTGCCCAAGGGCAGCCTGCAGGAAAGCACCTTTGCGATGATGAAAAAGGCCGGGTTCACAATCACGGCAGGTTCCCGGTCTTATGTGCCGAACGTGGACGATCCCGAAATCGATGCGCGCCTCATCCGCGCGCAAGAGATCAGCCGGTATGTCGAACAGGGCTTACTCGACGCTGGCCTGACCGGCTACGACTGGATCGTCGAAAACCAATCCGACGTCCACGAGGTCGCCAATCTCGTCTACGCAAAACAAGGGTTGCGGCCCGTTCGATGGGTTCTGGCGGTGCCGAACGACTCGCCCATTCAGTCGGTGAAGGACCTGCAGGGCAAACGAATCGCGACCGAGGCGGTAGGGCTGGCCCGGCAGTATCTCGCCCGGCACGGCGTTGAAGCGCATGTCGAATTTTCTTGGGGCGCCACGGAGGTCAAGGCGCCGGATCTGGTAGATGCCATCATCGAAATCACCGAGACTGGCTCCTCGCTCCGCGCCAACAACCTGCGGATTGTGGATACCGTACTGGAGTCGACCACGCGGTTTATTGCCAACAAGACAGCATGGCAGGACCCGTGGAAGCGCGCGAAGATCGAAAATATTGCGCTTCTCCTGCGTGGCGCGCTCGCCGCGGAGACGAAAGTGCTTCTCAAGATGAATGTCAGCGCCGCCCAGCTCGACCCCGTGGTGCGCCTGCTGCCGGCTCTTCATGCGCCGACGGTGATGCCGTTGAGCGGAACGGGTTGGTATGCTGTCGAATCGGTCGTGGATGAGCCGGTCGTGCGCGACCTGATTCCGAAATTGAAAGCGGCCGGCGCGGAAGGCATCATTGAACTTTCCCTCAACAAAGTCATTCCATAA